A DNA window from Fodinibius sp. Rm-B-1B1-1 contains the following coding sequences:
- a CDS encoding serine/threonine-protein kinase yields MGNQDWEKIETIIDQVLDLPREEQQRFVEKQCSDDPELMGRVTQLLKSIFDSEGWLEELKEHKYYPGEDVADDIKALTGSNNDLTGQQVGSYTIKKQIGKGGMGSVYLAERTDGEFDHRVAIKIIRQGHNTHKNILRFRREQQILAGLNHPGIGRLYDGGITDDGFPYIIMEYVDGIPIDEYCLQHNCSVDEKIELFKQVLEAVRYAHENLVIHRDLKPGNILVDGSGNIKILDFGISKLLEDEEDTSLTQTGARLLTPKYAAPEQIRQKHITTSCDLYALGMVFYKLLAGILPFDFAGCSGYKVEQTILHKQPPAPSKKVKNPNTENQLKGDLDAIVLKAIRKNPEERYRGITELLDDIRNYQENMPVNAQKGSTAYRISKFFKRHKTPIAVAVTFLLLIFSIAFYYTNQIAKERDRAKFEAQKATEIQEFLVDIFRYNNPDAKEYAGKDLTAQELLQAGLSNVENELQYHPETQIGIMISIGAAFRNLDELEDAEEAIKMALEKSKDHFGMDDMQTASIYTSLAKIKRDAGEYEKSDELINQAIEINETIADTALKKLANKYSILAYNQAYKSKYHKSEELFNYTDSLYIAADASNSLGRYNSLSNFAEVKVKLGEYEKALKYNKKALDFYRELYDGDHINIATALNKIGNIHQRLGNHEQADEYYRQSLDMKLQLLDEDNTSVAISYQDIAINLRIMGRYAEAEKFAQKDLEIMEEVYDEDHIKITPSLNIVGLVKRDLEEYEEAEELFERIIAIKENYYEKELPTLAASIYNLAHLYQTTGRYEEAYAMYKRVVDIDKNNLGPEHPEVAVDLNKLGDVSREMEAYSQADSIFSEAKPIFMDAFPNDHYRVAEHLVSHGQLKLRQKQFEEAQKDFERAADIFKENFGEDDTRVEETLSYLEKAKKATINR; encoded by the coding sequence ATGGGTAATCAAGACTGGGAAAAAATTGAAACCATTATTGATCAGGTTTTAGACCTCCCGCGAGAAGAGCAGCAGAGATTTGTTGAAAAACAATGCAGTGACGACCCGGAATTAATGGGAAGGGTTACGCAATTACTCAAATCCATTTTTGATTCCGAAGGATGGCTTGAAGAGCTCAAGGAGCACAAGTATTATCCCGGTGAAGATGTTGCTGATGACATTAAGGCCCTTACCGGCAGTAATAATGACCTTACCGGACAGCAAGTCGGCTCTTATACGATTAAAAAACAAATTGGCAAAGGCGGCATGGGCTCGGTATATCTCGCCGAACGTACTGACGGGGAGTTTGACCATCGCGTAGCTATAAAAATCATCCGACAGGGACATAACACCCATAAAAACATTCTGCGTTTTCGGCGTGAACAGCAAATTTTAGCTGGGTTAAATCATCCCGGTATTGGGCGACTGTATGATGGCGGGATAACTGATGATGGATTTCCGTATATCATCATGGAATACGTGGATGGCATTCCCATTGATGAATACTGCTTACAGCATAACTGTAGTGTTGATGAAAAAATTGAACTCTTTAAACAAGTTCTGGAGGCCGTCCGTTATGCCCATGAAAATCTCGTTATTCATCGTGATCTGAAGCCCGGAAATATTCTTGTTGATGGTTCCGGTAATATTAAAATACTTGATTTTGGGATTTCCAAATTATTGGAAGATGAGGAGGATACCAGCCTGACACAGACAGGTGCCCGGCTGCTAACCCCAAAATATGCCGCACCAGAGCAGATCCGCCAGAAACATATCACAACCTCCTGCGATTTGTATGCCCTGGGCATGGTATTTTACAAGCTACTTGCCGGGATACTGCCTTTTGACTTTGCGGGATGCTCCGGTTACAAAGTGGAGCAGACGATCCTCCATAAACAACCACCCGCCCCAAGCAAAAAAGTGAAAAACCCTAACACGGAAAACCAACTCAAAGGAGACCTGGATGCCATTGTACTGAAAGCGATCCGTAAAAATCCTGAAGAGCGCTACCGAGGAATAACAGAGTTGTTGGATGACATCAGGAATTATCAAGAAAATATGCCGGTCAATGCCCAAAAAGGTAGTACCGCATATCGCATCAGCAAATTTTTTAAACGTCATAAAACACCCATAGCTGTTGCAGTTACTTTTCTTTTGCTCATATTTAGCATCGCTTTTTACTATACCAATCAAATTGCCAAAGAGCGTGACCGGGCTAAATTTGAAGCTCAGAAAGCTACCGAAATCCAAGAATTTTTGGTAGATATTTTTAGATACAACAATCCCGACGCCAAAGAGTATGCAGGCAAAGATTTGACGGCCCAAGAACTATTACAAGCAGGGCTGTCAAATGTGGAAAATGAGTTACAGTATCACCCGGAAACACAAATCGGGATTATGATTTCGATTGGCGCGGCATTCCGGAACCTCGATGAATTAGAAGACGCAGAAGAAGCTATAAAAATGGCACTTGAAAAGAGTAAGGACCATTTTGGTATGGACGATATGCAGACAGCCAGCATTTATACGTCACTGGCAAAAATAAAACGCGATGCCGGAGAATATGAGAAGTCGGATGAGCTGATTAATCAAGCCATTGAGATCAACGAAACTATTGCCGATACCGCCCTCAAAAAGCTGGCAAATAAATATTCCATCCTTGCTTATAATCAAGCATATAAATCCAAATACCATAAGTCTGAAGAGCTTTTTAACTACACCGATAGTTTGTATATCGCCGCGGATGCTTCTAATTCGTTAGGACGATACAATTCTCTGAGTAATTTTGCAGAGGTAAAGGTAAAACTGGGGGAATATGAGAAAGCCCTGAAATATAACAAAAAGGCATTGGATTTTTACCGGGAATTGTATGATGGCGATCATATCAACATTGCCACAGCATTAAACAAAATAGGAAACATCCATCAGCGCCTGGGTAACCATGAACAGGCTGATGAGTATTACCGGCAATCGCTTGATATGAAATTACAGTTACTGGACGAAGACAATACTTCCGTCGCCATTTCCTACCAGGATATCGCTATTAATTTGCGGATAATGGGTCGTTATGCCGAGGCTGAAAAATTTGCCCAAAAAGACCTGGAAATTATGGAGGAAGTGTATGACGAGGATCATATTAAGATTACGCCCTCCTTGAATATTGTTGGACTAGTCAAAAGAGATCTCGAAGAATATGAAGAGGCGGAAGAGTTATTTGAAAGAATCATTGCCATAAAAGAGAATTATTACGAGAAAGAACTGCCCACATTGGCCGCGTCCATTTACAACCTGGCTCATCTCTATCAGACCACCGGCCGATATGAAGAAGCATACGCCATGTATAAGCGCGTCGTTGATATTGACAAAAACAATCTGGGGCCCGAACACCCTGAGGTAGCTGTCGATCTGAATAAGCTCGGTGATGTAAGCCGTGAGATGGAAGCATACAGCCAAGCTGATTCCATTTTTTCCGAAGCGAAACCTATTTTTATGGATGCATTTCCGAATGACCACTACCGAGTAGCGGAACATCTGGTCAGTCACGGGCAACTAAAACTCAGACAGAAACAGTTTGAGGAAGCCCAAAAGGATTTTGAACGCGCCGCTGACATCTTCAAAGAAAATTTTGGCGAAGACGACACCCGCGTTGAAGAAACCCTTTCTTATTTAGAAAAGGCAAAGAAAGCTACAATTAACAGATAA
- a CDS encoding sigma-70 family RNA polymerase sigma factor: protein MSEVTQLLVRLKEGEKGVFDKLYPLIYKRLHSMAHAHMARQNPDHTLSKTELVHEAYLKMIDQTQIDFNDKSHFLAIASHCMRQILIDHARKKQAGKRGGKEKDVTYIDGILNEQKQKTEELIDIDAALNDLKTLNERLSKVVEMRFFGEMTIAQIADVLEISESTVKRDWMKARGWLYNKLKPRYEIE, encoded by the coding sequence ATAAACTGTATCCCCTCATCTATAAACGGCTCCATAGCATGGCGCACGCCCATATGGCACGCCAAAACCCTGATCATACGCTTTCTAAAACCGAATTGGTTCATGAAGCTTACCTTAAGATGATTGATCAAACACAAATTGATTTTAATGATAAATCACATTTTTTAGCTATTGCATCACATTGCATGCGGCAAATCCTTATTGATCATGCACGTAAAAAACAGGCCGGAAAAAGAGGCGGTAAAGAAAAAGACGTTACCTACATTGACGGTATTTTGAATGAACAGAAACAAAAAACAGAAGAACTTATAGATATTGACGCTGCGCTAAACGATTTGAAAACATTAAATGAACGTTTGAGCAAAGTGGTAGAAATGCGCTTTTTCGGGGAAATGACCATTGCTCAAATTGCTGATGTCCTTGAAATTTCTGAAAGCACCGTCAAAAGAGACTGGATGAAAGCCCGAGGATGGCTTTACAACAAGTTAAAACCCCGATATGAAATTGAATAA